From Candidatus Omnitrophota bacterium, one genomic window encodes:
- a CDS encoding class I SAM-dependent methyltransferase, whose product MNTRAAHEIEHGKYLAEGDTELLWGWATPAGRLRAERRAEMVASGARLRPGARVLEIGCGTGLFTEIFAKKGACIVAVDISEDLLNKARARHLPEDRVRFVKRRFEDCDMDGPFDAIIGSSILHHLDLQEALKVIFRLLKPNGIISFTEPNMLNPQVWAERRFRGLFPKVSPNETAFVRWKLRKTLRESGFREIEIAPFDWLHPYVPRSLIGMVSAMGRMFEATPILREFSGSLYIKAVRPSI is encoded by the coding sequence ATGAATACACGGGCCGCTCACGAGATAGAACATGGAAAATATCTCGCCGAAGGCGATACCGAACTGCTCTGGGGATGGGCCACGCCGGCCGGCCGTTTGCGCGCCGAACGGCGCGCGGAGATGGTGGCCTCCGGCGCGCGGCTTCGTCCGGGCGCGCGTGTCCTGGAGATCGGTTGCGGCACAGGGCTCTTCACCGAGATCTTTGCCAAAAAAGGGGCCTGTATAGTGGCCGTCGATATTTCGGAAGATCTGCTGAATAAGGCAAGGGCGCGGCATTTGCCGGAAGACAGGGTCCGCTTTGTGAAAAGGCGATTTGAGGATTGCGATATGGACGGCCCGTTCGACGCGATCATCGGCTCTTCGATCTTACATCATCTTGATCTCCAGGAAGCGCTCAAAGTAATTTTCCGACTGCTGAAGCCTAATGGTATAATCAGTTTTACCGAACCCAATATGCTCAATCCGCAAGTTTGGGCCGAGCGCAGGTTCCGCGGCCTATTTCCTAAAGTTTCGCCGAATGAGACCGCATTTGTCCGATGGAAGTTAAGGAAGACATTGCGGGAATCGGGCTTTAGGGAGATCGAGATAGCGCCTTTTGACTGGCTGCATCCGTATGTGCCCCGGTCCTTGATCGGTATGGTTTCGGCGATGGGACGTATGTTCGAGGCAACTCCGATTCTGCGCGAGTTCTCAGGTTCGTTGTACATAAAGGCTGTTCGCCCTTCTATATGA
- a CDS encoding glycosyltransferase — protein MIDQVRKHFDSIADNYDSYKRKNGYYHDQVTRFYCQIIPPDSRVLEVGCATGSLLAAVKPLYGFGMDISGNMIEAAKKKHPDLDLVKGDIWTLEPRQDFDYIILSNLLDYTEDLCLFFGRLREWAGDDTKILINNINPLWAPVIRLGAKLGLRTPDAPRNFVTLRDICNILEVADYDISEKGFRLALPVRIPLISKIINKIIPRVFVINNISFVQYAVCRKRQRLSKRDKLSCSVIVPCHNEEGNVEECVRRVPRVGAQTEILIVDDGSTDRTYDIARKMAKEIEGVRVVRIEKNLGKGNAVRTGFESAKGDVLMILDADMAVMPEDIPKFFNAIADGTAEFVNGTRMVYPMEKEAMKFANYIGNKMFGIMMSIIMGQRNTDTLCGTKALLKRHYRHIEMKDCKWGDFDLLYGAAKLRLKMAEMPVHYKKRISGKSKMKAFRHGLGMMQKCLSMLWELE, from the coding sequence ATGATTGATCAGGTTCGCAAGCATTTCGATTCCATAGCCGATAATTACGATTCTTACAAAAGGAAGAACGGGTACTACCACGACCAGGTGACAAGGTTTTACTGCCAGATCATACCGCCGGATTCGCGGGTACTGGAGGTCGGTTGTGCGACGGGGAGCCTACTGGCTGCCGTAAAGCCGTTGTATGGATTCGGTATGGACATAAGCGGGAATATGATAGAGGCCGCAAAGAAGAAGCATCCGGACCTGGATCTTGTGAAAGGGGACATATGGACGCTCGAACCGAGGCAGGATTTCGATTACATAATACTCTCCAATCTTCTGGATTATACCGAGGACCTGTGCCTGTTCTTCGGCCGGCTGAGAGAATGGGCCGGCGATGATACGAAAATATTGATCAATAATATAAATCCCCTGTGGGCCCCCGTGATACGGCTGGGCGCGAAGCTTGGGTTGAGGACGCCGGATGCGCCCCGTAATTTTGTCACGCTCAGGGACATATGCAATATACTGGAAGTGGCGGATTACGATATTTCCGAGAAAGGGTTCAGATTGGCCCTTCCGGTCCGGATCCCGCTGATATCGAAGATCATCAATAAGATCATACCGCGAGTCTTTGTTATAAATAATATATCCTTTGTCCAATATGCGGTCTGCCGAAAACGGCAGCGCCTTTCGAAAAGGGACAAGCTGTCGTGCTCCGTCATAGTGCCGTGCCATAACGAGGAGGGCAATGTTGAGGAGTGCGTGAGGAGGGTGCCCAGAGTCGGGGCGCAGACGGAGATCCTCATCGTCGATGACGGGTCGACGGACAGGACGTATGATATAGCCCGGAAGATGGCGAAAGAGATCGAGGGTGTCAGGGTGGTACGCATAGAGAAGAACCTTGGTAAGGGGAACGCCGTGCGCACGGGTTTTGAAAGCGCGAAAGGCGATGTGCTTATGATACTGGACGCCGATATGGCCGTAATGCCGGAAGATATCCCCAAGTTCTTCAATGCCATCGCCGACGGGACCGCTGAGTTCGTGAACGGCACCAGGATGGTATACCCGATGGAGAAAGAGGCGATGAAGTTCGCCAATTATATCGGTAACAAGATGTTCGGCATCATGATGAGCATCATAATGGGGCAGCGTAATACCGATACGCTCTGCGGCACCAAGGCGCTCCTGAAGCGTCATTACCGGCATATCGAGATGAAGGACTGCAAGTGGGGCGACTTTGATCTTCTGTATGGAGCCGCAAAGCTGAGATTGAAGATGGCCGAGATGCCCGTTCACTATAAGAAGAGGATCAGCGGTAAATCCAAGATGAAGGCTTTTCGCCACGGCCTCGGTATGATGCAGAAGTGCCTTTCGATGTTATGGGAGCTGGAATGA
- a CDS encoding class I SAM-dependent methyltransferase, which yields MMNKQRFKLPDHRHYQEAWGDEELDLLAQLVYHPLYGLVYRHRYKMALPRMPESDKVLEIGCGYGLFLPALSRRAKDLHAMDIHPLLGRVKSAMEKEGLKRIGFSRADILRLPYKNGSFDTVVCMSVLEHVVKLGDAISEMKRVIKKGGCLVAGFPVKNAVTKMLFKLIGRDDDEIHPNSHSSILGALDKQMSLCGTRVFPAYVPVDLGFYCIGEYRKND from the coding sequence ATGATGAATAAACAGCGTTTTAAACTGCCCGATCATCGGCATTATCAGGAAGCGTGGGGAGATGAAGAGCTCGATCTGCTCGCGCAGCTCGTCTATCACCCTCTTTACGGCCTGGTTTACCGTCACCGCTACAAGATGGCGCTGCCGCGGATGCCGGAGTCCGATAAGGTGCTGGAGATAGGATGCGGTTACGGATTATTTCTGCCGGCCCTTTCGCGCAGGGCTAAAGATCTCCATGCGATGGATATCCATCCGCTCCTCGGAAGGGTGAAGAGCGCGATGGAAAAGGAGGGCCTGAAACGGATCGGCTTCAGCAGGGCGGATATTCTGCGCCTGCCATACAAGAACGGGAGCTTTGATACGGTCGTCTGCATGAGCGTGCTGGAACATGTGGTCAAGCTTGGCGACGCGATCAGCGAGATGAAGCGAGTGATAAAAAAAGGCGGTTGCCTGGTTGCGGGTTTTCCCGTAAAGAATGCGGTGACAAAGATGCTCTTTAAGCTCATTGGCCGCGATGATGATGAGATACACCCGAATAGCCACAGCTCGATACTCGGGGCGCTGGATAAACAGATGTCTCTTTGCGGAACGCGCGTATTTCCCGCATATGTTCCGGTTGATCTGGGCTTCTACTGCATAGGAGAATACAGGAAAAATGATTGA